One genomic region from Torulaspora delbrueckii CBS 1146 chromosome 4, complete genome encodes:
- the UBP14 gene encoding ubiquitin-specific protease UBP14 (similar to Saccharomyces cerevisiae UBP14 (YBR058C); ancestral locus Anc_3.270) — translation MTDVSWNEMNVPSVISKDECLYCFETVYNEALKEASALHSLNLCLSCFQPVCHRHLPLHVQVSEKNCDTAHWQYLNIHKVKRTKVDEDQDMNKSNKKIRLNVVEKSEDEMFETNWSLLKYNSSTASSEESVSNKDPEINPVVQEKIKQILGSKSQDMVDKTSSWELSVKSCPHTQNFQVPAVEAKSKDERCNDCGLDQNLWLCLHCGNIGCGREQVGIEGHSHALNHYDKHSTHPLAVKLGSLSQSSIDLYCYSCNDEVKFENPEAFAQALSKYGIDLKSKLASEKSLVELQVEQNMNWDFQMTDAQGKELKHLSANKEYGCGLINLGNSCYINSVLQCLLNGGVKTYSLSALGESFPLDVLYPSTNMKCQLIKLNNAIKLEPELYPSGIRPRSFKKCIGQAHEEFSSERQQDALEFLSFFNDTLDKKIFSRSENNPSDLMRYIIENRLQCTKCGKVKYTTDINESMLVPLEENSDSQHSQSLLDRLVEYFHGEELDFKCPQCKDMVQAIRKPGFKTFPDTLVVNPVRIKLQNWTPVKTADDLIIPGLEDPLDTLDLSKFQSSGFNSETESPFPEEEDSHDAEFVPNQACVSQLAEMGFSPNAITRSLHATGNLETEPAMNWLFAHMEDPDINEPFTPPKAKEADVQIDQEAISSMTAMGLDAKLCKKALILNNGDVTSSVDWVFNNMDDDGELPQKDTQPAKSHTANLGHSSASPYKLVAVVCHKGNSAHSGHYVAFIRKSVEQEEKWVLYNDEKIVVAVEDNFEEIRKNGYLYFYSRV, via the coding sequence AGTGCCTTTATTGCTTTGAGACGGTTTACAACGAAgccttgaaagaagctagCGCTTTGCATTCTCTGAACCTATGTCTTTCATGCTTCCAACCCGTATGCCATAGACATTTACCACTTCATGTACAGGTTAGTGAGAAGAACTGTGACACTGCTCACTGGCAATATTTAAATATACACAAGGTTAAAAGAACAAAAGTTGATGAGGATCAAGACATGAACAAGAGCAACAAGAAGATAAGGCTAAATGTTGTGGAAAAATCAGAAGACGAGATGTTTGAAACCAATTGGTCTTTGCTAAAGTATAATTCATCAACGGCATCATCAGAAGAGTCCGTCTCTAACAAGGATCCAGAAATTAATCCTGTCGTCcaggaaaagatcaagcaAATTTTGGGGTCCAAATCACAGGATATGGTGGATAAAACAAGCTCATGGGAATTATCAGTGAAATCATGTCCCCATAcccaaaattttcaagttccCGCTGTTGAAGCCAAATCGAAAGATGAACGTTGCAATGATTGCGGCTTGGATCAGAATCTGTGGCTATGTTTACACTGTGGCAACATCGGATGTGGCAGAGAACAAGTTGGCATTGAAGGTCATTCGCATGCACTAAACCATTATGACAAACACTCTACGCACCCATTAGCTGTCAAGTTGGGCTCATTGAGTCAATCTTCAATCGATTTGTATTGTTATTCTTGCAATGACGAAGTGAAATTCGAAAACCCTGAAGCGTTTGCACAGGCTTTGTCCAAGTACGGTATTGATTTAAAAAGTAAATTGGCAAGTGAAAAGAGTTTAGTGGAATTGcaagttgaacaaaacaTGAACTGGGATTTCCAGATGACCGATGCGCAAGgcaaagaattgaaacaCCTGTCGGCAAACAAAGAGTACGGTTGTGGTCTCATCAATTTGGGAAATTCCTGTTACATAAACTCGGTGTTGCAATGTTTGTTGAACGGAGGGGTTAAGACCTATTCATTGAGTGCATTAGGAGAGTCATTCCCCTTAGACGTTCTTTACCCAAGCACGAATATGAAATGCCAGCTAATCAAGCTGAACAACGCGATTAAATTAGAGCCCGAGCTCTACCCGAGTGGTATCAGGCCAAGaagtttcaagaaatgCATTGGTCAGGCTCACGAAGAGTTTAGCAGTGAAAGACAGCAGGATGCGCTTGAATTTTtaagcttcttcaatgatacACTGGATAAGAAAATATTCTCTCGAAGTGAAAACAACCCCAGTGACCTGATGAGATATATCATAGAAAACAGATTGCAATGCACAAAATGTGGCAAAGTCAAATACACTACTGATATCAACGAATCAATGTTGGTACCATTGGAAGAAAACAGTGATTCACAGCATTCACAATCTCTTCTGGACAGACTAGTGGAATATTTCCATGGTGAAGAACTAGATTTCAAGTGTCCTCAATGTAAGGATATGGTACAAGCTATCAGAAAACCAGGATTCAAGACTTTCCCTGATACTCTAGTGGTCAACCCCGTCAGAATCaaacttcaaaattggaCTCCAGTGAAAACCGCCGATGATCTGATCATTCCTGGCCTGGAAGATCCACTAGACACTTTAGACCTATCTAAGTTTCAGTCCTCGGGATTTAACAGTGAGACAGAGTCCCCATtcccagaagaagaggacaGCCATGATGCTGAATTTGTGCCAAATCAAGCGTGTGTTTCCCAGCTTGCAGAGATGGGGTTTTCTCCCAATGCAATCACTAGGTCTTTGCACGCTACAGGTAATCTTGAGACAGAGCCAGCTATGAACTGGCTGTTTGCGCACATGGAAGACCCGGATATTAATGAGCCCTTCACACCGCCCAAGGCAAAAGAAGCAGACGTTCAAATTGATCAGGAAGCTATCAGCAGCATGACCGCGATGGGATTGGACGCAAAGTTGTGCAAAAAAGCTCTGATACTTAATAATGGTGATGTGACCAGTAGCGTGGACTGGgtcttcaacaacatgGATGACGACGGAGAGCTGCCACAGAAGGACACGCAACCAGCGAAGTCTCACACCGCGAATCTCGGGCATTCCTCTGCCAGCCCTTACAAACTTGTCGCAGTCGTATGCCACAAGGGGAACTCCGCTCACTCGGGTCATTACGTTGCATTCATCAGAAAATCGGTCGAGCAAGAGGAGAAATGGGTATTGTACAACGACGAAAAGATTGTCGTCGCGGTTGAAGATAATTTCGAAGAGATCAGAAAGAACGGCTATCTCTACTTCTACTCGAGAGTATAG